One window of the Herbiconiux sp. L3-i23 genome contains the following:
- the dapE gene encoding succinyl-diaminopimelate desuccinylase — MSVIDLSASSIDITRALCDIDSVSDREGPLADLIEATVRQFPHLDVIRYGDTIVARTSLGRDQRVVIAGHIDTVPINGNVPTRFETIDGVDYLWGRGTVDMKAGVAVQLKLAAELVDPVVDITWIWYDHEEVSEAKNGLNRLSQAHPDLLAGDFAILGEPTRSEIEGGCNGNLRAEIRTRGLRSHSARSWVGDNAIHKAAPILDTLAAYQAQEVEVDGLVYREGLNAVGITGGIAGNVIPDECMVHINYRFAPSKSGEDAVAHIHELFGDYEIEIVDLAVGARPGLDAPIAQQFVAAVGGEPMPKYGWTDVARFSRLGVPAVNYGPGDPLKAHADDERVPLAQITDCERGLRAWLSAPTR; from the coding sequence GTGAGCGTCATCGATCTGTCCGCCTCGTCCATCGACATCACGCGCGCCCTCTGCGACATCGACTCGGTGAGCGACCGCGAGGGCCCCCTCGCCGATCTGATCGAGGCGACGGTGCGGCAGTTCCCGCACCTCGACGTGATCCGCTACGGCGACACGATCGTTGCGCGCACCTCGCTCGGCCGCGATCAGCGCGTCGTCATCGCCGGTCACATCGACACGGTGCCGATCAACGGCAACGTCCCGACCCGGTTCGAGACCATCGACGGGGTCGACTACCTGTGGGGTCGCGGCACCGTCGACATGAAGGCGGGCGTCGCCGTGCAGCTGAAGCTCGCCGCCGAACTGGTCGACCCCGTCGTCGACATCACCTGGATCTGGTACGACCACGAAGAGGTCTCCGAGGCCAAGAACGGGCTCAACCGGCTCTCGCAGGCGCACCCCGACCTGCTCGCCGGTGATTTCGCCATCCTCGGCGAGCCGACGCGGTCCGAGATCGAGGGCGGCTGCAACGGCAACCTCCGCGCCGAGATCCGCACTCGCGGACTCCGCTCCCACTCGGCGCGCTCGTGGGTCGGGGACAACGCGATCCACAAGGCGGCGCCCATCCTCGATACGCTCGCCGCCTATCAGGCGCAGGAGGTCGAGGTCGACGGTCTCGTCTACCGCGAAGGCCTCAACGCGGTCGGCATCACGGGCGGAATCGCCGGCAATGTCATCCCCGACGAGTGCATGGTGCACATCAACTACCGCTTCGCTCCCAGCAAGTCGGGCGAGGACGCGGTCGCGCACATCCACGAGCTGTTCGGCGACTACGAGATCGAGATCGTCGACCTCGCCGTCGGCGCCCGTCCCGGGCTCGATGCGCCGATCGCGCAGCAGTTCGTCGCCGCGGTGGGCGGCGAGCCGATGCCGAAGTACGGCTGGACCGATGTCGCCCGCTTCTCGCGGCTGGGCGTCCCCGCGGTGAACTACGGCCCCGGAGATCCGCTGAAGGCGCACGCCGACGACGAACGGGTGCCGCTCGCGCAGATCACCGACTGCGAACGCGGACTGCGCGCATGGCTGTCGGCTCCGACCCGCTGA